Part of the Sulfobacillus acidophilus DSM 10332 genome, CAAACGACCGCGTCTCGCTGACCGTCGGCGTCAACACCGTGGCCACAATGACCTTCTTGTGGACGTCCAACCCGGCGCCATGAGTCACGACAATATCTAAGTCCATGCGTCTCACCTCAGTTCATCAAATCCTCCGACAGCCTCGGAGCGTCAGAGAACTCTCCTCTGCGTGCTCACCTATCGTCGGCGCGAGCCGACGGCGGGGCAACAATCGGGGGTGCTCGACGAGGCCGGAATCCGTCTCCTTCGCGAGCTCGCAGCATCAGAGGGAAGTCGATCTCGGCCGGAGGTTGTCTTCAGCATAGCGCGATCACTCCCATTTTTCATTCCCGTGGGTGCCCCGAATCCGGGGCATGGGTGTCTCCTTCCCAGATTGTCCCATCGTGGTCGGTCAGGTTGTCTCGTCGGGTTCCTGCTCGCTGGAAATTTTTTTCGAGGCGCCAGGGGGCACCGTTTTACCAATCTCTGGAGGTTCCATGCGAGTATCCCAGGTTTTTCAATCTCGCTGGGAGATCATACCGACCCTGACTTCATGCACCGACACCTGGATCTTAGGCGGATAGCCCCACGCCTTAAGGTGGACCCCATTGTCAAGACAGATTTTTGACCCCTAAAGTGTGATACTGGCCTCCTTCCTTTGAGTGTCATCGAAACCATTACCCTCCGGTTTGGCGCGGGCTGTTGTCAGCCCGTCGGCAAACCGGAGGCCCAGCCCGTAGGGCTGTCTAGGAGGGATTCAATCCCGGGAAACCCCACTCCCGGCGAGGGACGGGAGGGGCGTATACCAGGCCGCGGGTGGCGTGTAGCCTAAGGATTGATGCAGCCGGTGATAGTTATAGAACGTAAAGTATCGGCTCAAGCCTGATCGGGCTTCCCGTGGTGAACGGTAATCGTGTAGATAGACTTCTTCATATTTCACGCTGCGCCACAGCCGTTCCGTCAACACATTGTCCAACGCTCGCCCTTTACTGTCCATGCTGATTTGTACCTCCTTAGCCAACAACAAGGCCGTGTATTGGGGGCTGGTAAAATGGCTGCCTTGATCATGATTCCAAATGGTCGGAGTGGCGATGGACAACGCCCGCTCCGCGGCCGTGAGCACAAAGGGCAGTTCCAACGTTTCGGAGAGCTCCCACGCCACGACAAACCGGGAATACCAATCAATAATGGCCACCAGGTAAAGCCAACCATGTACCAACCGGATATAGGTCACGTCAATCCCCCACACATGATTGGGGTACGCCGGCGTGACACCGTTCAATAAATACGGATACACCGGGTGCTGGGGATGGCGAGTGCTGGTCTGGGGGCCCGGCGCGAGCCCCCAGATCCCCATCTCCCGCATATAGCGCTGCACGCGTTTGCGGTTCACGGTGTAACCCTCACGGTTCAACTGAGCCGTTATTCGCCGGGATCCGTAAAACGGTCGATCGGTGTAAATTTCATCGATGCGATGCTTCAGCGCGATCTCCTCGGCATCCGGCCCGACGGGCCGGTAATAGAGGCTCGAGCGGTTGAGGCTTAACAACGCGGCTTGCGTCGTCAACGGCAGGGTATCCACTCCCCGATCCAGCAAGGTGATCCGTTCATCGCGGGTCAGGGTCGAGGCCAGATTTTTTTTTAAGCCACTCGACCTGGGTGGTCAGTTTCCCGATTTCCGCATACAGCTCGGTCAGCTGTTGTTGGTGGGCTTGGGCCTGTTGTTGGAGTACTTGGGACTCGGTAAACAACTGCGGAAAATTCTCGAGCGCCTGGCGCTTCCAGCGATGCAATTGACTGGGATGAATGCCGTATTCGGCAGCAATCTGGCTAACGGTTTTTTCTTCCTTGAGCATTTCGAGCACCACTTGGCTCTTGAAGGTAGCGGAATACCGCTTTTGTTTCGTCATCGTGTGTCCAGTGTAACACTTAAGGGCCTCCCAAATTGTCTAGTTTTTGGGGACCACTATACCTGTCCATGGTAATTTCGGGGCTTAAGAGCTGATCACCCAAGAAAAAAATCGCGCGTTGGTGCAATTGTTCTGTGTCTGGGGGCCGTATGCCCAGACGGACGAGCCCTTTTTCTCGAACGTCTTTGGGGTGGCGTCGCAAACCGTGTTGGAACGCTATACGCCGGATACGCTGGCGGCGACCCCGCTGGCGGATCTCGCGGCGGAAATCGCCGCGGCCGGTCGGTCCGGACCCGCGTATAGCGGTACGGCGCAAAGGCTTGGGGCGGTAGCGCCCGGAACACGGCACGCTCCTCCGCGAACAGGTCTGCTACGGGGCGCTGTTTTTTGTAATGGCGGCGCTGCCAATGGGCCTCGCTCCGCCGGAGCAGATCCCGATCGCTGCCGACCAGGTCGGTCACCTGCGGCACTGGCACCAGGAGATTACGGCGGATGAAGCCCACCTGGTTTTCCCCGTTCCCTTTTTCGTGGCCCGCCGCGGGATTACAGAAGGTGATCTCGAAGCCGTAGTGTGCACTAAAACGCTGAAAGAGCTCCGTGACCCGGACGGTTTCGCCCACCCGGCGGCCGACGCCGCTCGCATTGTCGAAGACGAGGCGGCGCGGGGCGCCGCCAATGTAGTGCAAAATGTCGACGAGGCCTTGCACCACGCATTCCGCGGTTTCCCCCCGGAACAGTTGCAGATATCCCGCATTGCTATACGGAAACGAGACGCAGAGAAAGTGCAGGCGCATGCGCTCGTCGTGCTCCAGGACATCGGCTTGGCCGAAGTCGACTTGGGCCGCTTCCCCGGGCTGCCACACCAGTTCGAGCGTGCCCGTGGTCGGCGCCGTCCGGCGCCGCTGCCGGACATAGCGGCGGACGGTGGGATACGAGACGGCGAACCCCGGAACCTCTTCCCGCAGGCGATCATAGACGCGTTGCGCCGTATGCCGCTGTTTGTACCATTGGTGGGCATCCTCAGCGAGCCACGCATCAATCGTGGATTTATAGGGATCTAATTTGGACGGACGGTCCGCTGCCGTCGGTGCCGACGCGGAGAAATCGGTCTGTTGTAGATACTTCCGCACGGTCTTGCGATCAATCTGCAGTTCCGTGGCGATGGCCGATACCGACCATCCCTGAGCCTGCAAGCGCTTGATTTTCTGAATTCTGGACATCGACATCATCCTTGGTCAAGTTCCTCCTCTCAGCGGGTTCGTCAGAACCCCTTTTTACTCTCTGAGAGGGGCGTGGACAGCGCTAACAATTAATGACCAATTTGGGGAATTTCTCATGACCAAACTGGGGAATTCTGTTGACCAAACTGTCCACTTCTAGTTGACCAAATACAGTCTTTTGGGAAAACAGGGCGACCGAAAGCCTTGGTCAGCGGATTCGCGCGGCGATCCGTCGCGTTCCTCGCAGCTTCACCGGAGAGATCCGTCGTTCTCCAGCCGACCGTTCGACCTCGTGAATCACTGCCTACCTGCTCCCCCAGGCAACGGCCCTTCCATGCTGTGCAAGTATTCGCCAGACCGATCGCTTGGAGTCGTCGATGGGGTCGAGGTCGAGATCACCGGGCACTGGAGCTTCCTCTGGCGAAACACCGGACCGTCTCTCGCCTTCATCCGCGGGGCTTTTCCGCGGACGAACGGGCCGGCGATGCCGACGGCCGTGTGGGTGCGGCCGGTCCTCGAACGCGGGGCTTCTGTATCGGAAGCCGGTTAACCGGTGGGGGCGTCAAGAAAACCGATGCTCCACAAGGACAGTGGGGGGCTAACCTGTCGAAAGATTTACGGAAAGCTGATCGACGGCGGTCAGGTGTGGCCCGGCCTTACCGGCCGGGCTAGATATGGGGCCATTAAAATACAGTGGTGTTGGGCGGGCTGCCTCTTATGGAAATACTTCGATACCAGCAGGAATTTTTGATGAGATGCGCGAATGAGGTCCTTACCAATGAGAAAAAGGTGGCATTTTACATGAACTCCTATACGTTCTCGAACGAGAACATCTGGTCTAAATATCTTTCCACAAAAAGGCGTCGGCAATCACTATCATCGAGTACTGTAGACGCACGGAATGATTTCGAAAAAGATTATGGTCGCATGATTTTTAGCAGTGTTGTTCGCCGACTGCAAGGGAAGTCTCAAGTTTTTCCGCTAGACCCCAATGATTTCGTTCGAACCCGATTAACTCACTCGGTGGAAGTGTCTGCGTTAGGACGTTCCGTCGGAGCTAGTCTGGAGAATATCTTGGGCGATTTTTCGAAAGGACTAGTTGGTCCGTTACTTGCCACAGCCGGGTTGGTTCATGACTTAGGTAACCCTCCTTTTGGACATCACGGAGAAATTGCTATTCAAGAGTTTTTTCGGGATTACTTCGCCAAGAATCCTAATGTTTATATGCAATTAAGCGACGGCCAAAAAAAGGATTTCTTGTTTTTTGATGGTAATCCTCAAACGTTTCGTTTATTAACGCGTTTACAATGGCTTTGGGATACTAACGGCTTTAATCTTACAGCTGCAACGTTGGCGGCCACCGTCAAATATCCCGTTAATTCATGTGACGGCAATCAACGAAATGAGAACAATTCTCATGGTGTAGAAAAAAAGAAGTTTGGCTTCTTCCAGTCAGAACAACAGACTTTCGAAGAGATCTGGGATTCGTGTGGATTGCAATATGGGCAACGGCATCCCTTAGCCTTTGTCCTCGAAGCGTTGGATGACATCGCATACATTTCTGCCGACATTGAAGATGGACTTAAAAAAAGATTGATTACACTTGACGACATTCGAGATGCGGTGGGCAGTGAATTCGTCGACCGAGCATCAAAGATTGACTCTTTTCCAATTCCCTGGACGGGAGACGACGTGTCAGACATTCTGGTGCAACGTGTTCGGATTGCTTGTCAGGGGAAAATGATTGAGGGGGTAGTTCATGTCATTGAAAACAGGTTGTCGGATTGGGCTGAGGGGCGTTTTAACGAACAATTGTTAGACCTATCGGATATAGAATGGGTTAATCGGCTCAGGAAATTGGCCAAGGACCGCTTGTATAATGCTCCAGAGGTTTTACAGTTGGAAATTGCGGGCTCGCGAATTATCGAAGGACTTCTTGATGTTTTTGTAAAGGCAATTATGTCACCTCATGAACCGCATACCACGTTTGGAAAAATTTATGCCTTAATTCCGCCACGCTTGCGATATATTGCGGAGCAAGATGATTCTCTAGTATCCAAGCTACAACTTGCGGTCGACTATATTACCGGAATGACGGACGACTATGCTGTTCACCTTTACCAAAAATTGAGCGGGGTTTCATTATGAAGACCAATTATCATGTTCTTCGGGAATGGTTTTGGACCCATGTGCCTGAGGTGCTTCTGAATCCGCCGGATGGGCTAGACTCGATGTACCTGGTGGGGGGCGCTGTACGGGATAGCGTAATGCATTCGGTCCCGCGAGACGGCGATGTGGTGATTACCCGGTCGTCGCTTCCGGAGGCATGGAGACCGTTCGGTCACTCCAACACGTTCGGCGGTCTTAAAATTCCAGGACCGACCATGACATGGGATGTGTGGCCGCTCGCGGACACGTGGGCAATGCGTGTGGGAACGGTCCCCCCGCAACCGGAACGGTTTCCGGAAACCTGCGTCTTTAATGTTGACGCGGGGATCGTGCATGTTCTGACAGGCCAGGCGTGGGATGAACCGATGATTCAGGGTTTGCGGGATCGGCGGCTCGACATTGTGTTGACGGAGGACCTGTTGCAGCGTAATCCCACCCCGTACCTGAACGTGGCGAAAGCGTTCTGGCTGCAGCAGCGCTACGGTTTGCGGTTTTCCCCTCGGGTTGACGATTACATTGCGTGGGTGCTGTCTCATGCGGCGGAGGCGCCAACGCGGATATGGCACGAAGCGGTGCGTCACGGCTACCTTGAGGGGATCCGAGGCGCGATGTTTCGGCGATACGGAGCTTTTCAGGAGACCGCCGTCTCTCCGTTTTAGTATGGGACCTCCGGCGTCAACCACCCCACGGTTTCAGCCGGGGCCCCCGACGCCGGCAATGGGTTGGTGGTGGCTATGGGTCCCGACTAATTGGTAACTGGCGCGCGATTGAGTTCCTAACGACGGCCCCGGCCGCAGGCCGGGGCATGGCAGGCCGTGTCATAACGAAAGTCAGAGGCGTAAACGATGCGACGATTATGGTTGGCGTTAGCCGGAATTGGGGGCCTCGGGGTCGTCGGAGCGGTAGGGGCTAGTTCGGTGTCCACATCGGCTCCTGTCACATCTTCAGCACGTCGCTTGACAGAAAAAATAATTTTTTGCAGGCCCCGACGCAAAGGACTTTGGGATCCGTCTGTCGAATAACCTGCGTATGAACACACCTTACATCGTCGGGGCGGGGCCGGTGATTCGATTCGGGCCTGTGCGAAGAGATCGGCCTCGTGGTCGCCATTGACCAATGCGTGCGGTGGGATCCCGAGCGCTGTCACCTCTCCCCCGGGGAGCGGATCTTAGCCTTAGTCATCAATGTCCTGACCGCTCGGCAGCCCTTATACCGGGTGCATGAGCAATTTGCGCTCACCGATACGCCCCTGCTGTTAGGAGCGGGGATACCGCCACCGACTTAACCGATGATGCGCTCGGACGGGCCCTCGACAAAATCGCGGCCGCGGGCGGGGAAACCGTCTTTAGTGCGGTGGCGACACGAGCCTGACTGCATGACCGGGTCTGGCATCCCGACGGCCCCCTGTTTGTCCACTGGGATAGTACGACGCGATCGGTGTATGGCACGTATCCGGATGCGGGCTCCGGGTCAGGGGTCACTCCGGCCTATGGGCACTCCAAAGATCATCGGCTCGATCTCCGCCAAATTATTTTGACGCTCTTAGGGACCCGGGAGGGGCTCCCGGTCGTCGGGACCGTTCAAGAGGGGAACCGCAGCGACAAGACCTTAAATGCCGAGATGGTGGCCGCCCTCGACGACTATTTTTCGCTCACCCAGTTGCGGCAGTTGGTGTACGTGGCCGACTCGGCCTTGGTGACCGGCCCCAACCTGGAGCTCCTGGCGGAGCGTCAGCTCCGCTTCCTATCCCGCTTACCGGATACGTATCACGTGGCCGCCGACATCAAAGCCGCGGCTTGGGTGTTTCGGCTAAGTTTATTTGGCTTTACTGACTTCAATGGTTTGTGAGGTTTTTGGTAAATTTAGATGGATTTCTTGGTGGCACCAGAGGAGGTCTCCAGGGAAAATACGAGGGCCTCGGACAGTTGGCACCTGTACCGAGGCCAGTGAAAGTTGCGATCTTTCTTGGCTATCTTATGGCATTTTTGGCCGTCCTTCAAGGCCTATGAGCAGAGTTGGGACGTTGCCTGGCCCACGATTACGTGCCCGAACGGGCACGGCCCTCTCGCAAAAAACGGGACCTATTGCCGCGATTACGTGGATGCCCAAGGAGCCCATTCGCTACGCGTGCAACGGTATCGCTGCCGGCCCTGCCAGCAGACGTGGACGCTGTTCCCCACGTTTGCCACCCCGTTTTCGGCGTATGCCCAAGGCGTCGTCTGGGCGGTCGCCATCTGGCATCGGGAACACGGGTGGTCTTGGCGGCGACGCATTCAAGCGTGGTGCACGGCCCATCATGTTCCCGTCCATATTCGCACGTTGCAACGCTGGGCGCGACAGTGGAGCCGACGCATGACGGCCTGTTTGCAACAATTGATGGTCTGGATTGCGGACAACGGCTATCGGGAGCAGGTGGATGTCTGGGGGCGGGTGGACACGGATACGGCGTTTCAGGCATGGCGACAGTTGTGGCGCGGCCTGCAGCAGCGTATGGCCGCGTGGCGGAGGGGATCCCTTTGGGTGGGACCGACGCTCTTGGGTTTAGGCTGTCACACGGAATGCCGAATGGCACGGGGACCAACGGCTGGGGTAGGGTCAGGTGATTGACCATTTCTGCCATGAGGAGGCTGATGACCCATGTTGTCATCTCGGACGACACCCGAACTAATTGCGGCGTTTCGTTACCATGTCATTGCTCCGTTAGTGAGTCGACCGCTCTCGTATGGCGAGCAGCGTGCGCTCATTCAGACCCTCTGCCAGCAAATCTGGCAGGCGCCCGATGGCGAGCCGGTAACCCTGAGTCCGCGCACGATTTATCGGTGGTTGGCGGCGTATCGTGCCGGCGGTTGGGCGGCCTTAGCGCCCGCGCCGCGGGCGGATGTAGGCACCATGCGCCATCTTGATCCGGAAATCTTAGCTCTCGCTATCCAACTCCGTGACGAAAATCCCACCCGGTCTGTCCAACAGATTATTCGGGTGATGGAGTTGGCCCACCGGATTGAGCCGGGATCGGTGAAATATAGCACGCTTACGTACCACTTTCGTCGGCGGGGTGTTTTGGCAAAACAAGCGCCCGATCCGGAGCACGTTCTCCGGCGCCGCCAAGCCCCGTATGCGAATGCGGAATGGCAAGGTGACACCCAGTATACGGTCCGTCTTCCGGATCCAGCCCGACCGGGCCGGACCAAACAAGCCTATCTCTTTGCATTCATCGACGATTACAGTCGCTTTATTGTGGGAGCGCAGTTCTTTTTTGAAGAGAACCGCCCTCGTCTCGAAGAGGTGCTCAAGTGGGCGATTGTGCGGCACGGCGTACCCGAAATTTTGCATTGCGACAACGGCGCGGTGTACTCTTCGCACTATCTCCAACGGGTCTGTGGCGAACTAGCCATTGACCTACGCCATGGACGCCCGAGACATCCCAGCGGGAAAGGAAAAATTGAACGCTGGTTTCGCCGAGTCGATCAACAGTTCACGGGGGAAGTGGAAACGCTGATCGCCGACGGACGCGTGCAAACGCTCGAGCAGCTCAACGCTCTCCTGGAGGCGTGGTTAGCTGTGGGATATCACGATGCGCCGCATAAGAGTTTGGCTGGGGCGACGCCCCGGCAGGTCTGGACGGCGAGCCGCCAAGATCATCCACCGCGTACCCAACCCGTGGAAACATTGCGGCGCATCTTCTTGTGGCAGGACACTCGCCGGGTGGACAAAACGGGGGTCATTCAGTTGGCCGGCAATCGATACGAGGTGGATGCCCGGCTGGCGCGCAAAACTATCACGGTGCGATATGATCCGTACGATCTCACCGTAATCCACTGCGAGTATCAGGGCCAGGTCTATCCCGATGCGACGCCGCTCGTCTTACACCATCATCGCCACCGCGAGGTGCCCAATCCGGAATCCCCACCGGCTGCGCCGGCAACCGGCTTAAATTATCTCACCCTGGCTCAGGAACAACAGGCTACGCGTGCCCAAGCACAGCAAGCCCGCATTCGCTATGCCACCCAATCCCTCAATTCTGCGCATCCGAAGGAGGACCCCCCGCTACATGCTTAGAGGCTATTTTGGCTTTACCCGCGAGCCGTTCAGCAAAGAGCTCGATCCCACGGAATACTTTCCGCACAACGGATTTCAGGAATTACACGCTCGGCTCACCATCATGGTCGAAACCCGTGCCTGAGGGCTCGTGACCGGGGACATTGGATCGGGGAAATCGAGCGCCGTCCGGCGGCTAGCCGCCGGCTTAGATCCCCATCGCCACCCCGTAGTCTACTGCGCCGAGTCTCAATTGACGCCATTCGATTTTTATTCCTTGGTACTGGAGGCTTTCGGCATGACGCCACGCTTTCAGCGATCCCAGGCGCGGCGTCAATTCTTGACGCTTATGACCGATCTGTTTGACCAACAGCATAAAGTACCGGTCCTCATTATTGACGAGGCTCAAAATCTTCCCGCCACCATGCTCCAAGAACTCCGGTTCATCACCAATACCCAAATGGACGCCGTCACGCCCTTTGCGTGCATCTTGGTGGGACAACCCGACTTGCGAGCCCAGCTACGACTACGATACTTTGAACCGATTCAACAACGCATCGCCTTGCGCTACCATTTAGGCGGCCTGTCCGAGTCGGAAACGCAGGCCTATGTCGCACATCATTGTAAGCTTGCAGGCGCGACCCATCCGTTGATGGCGCCCTCAGCCTTGAGTCTACTCTATACCACCACCCACGGCATCCCGCGGCTCATCAACCTGTTCGCCGTCCAAGCACTCTGGGCTGCAGCGGCGGCCCATGCGGACATCGTTGATGAGGCACACATGCAACAGGCCATTGCCGACTGGCGCGACGGCAGTTGACTCACCCATACGTTCACAAGACCTCCTCTCGGGAACCGGCAGGGGGTCTTGTGCCAACGGCCTTAGCAAAACTTTCAGGGCTAAACAGCTTGACAGTGAGCGGCAGCGTTGCCAAGAAGCGTTAGCGCCAACACTTGGGCCGCCGATGTGTGGAGGCCGCTGGGCCGCATCGGCGTCCGGGCGGACGCCGCGACATACCAGGCGTCGGAACAGCATGGCTGGATTGATGGCCGGGACTATCGCTTGGTGGTCTATCGGTCGAGTCATCTCGACCGCCGGAAGGCCCAGACCCTGGACCGAGCGGTGACGCGGGAGTTCCAGCAGTTGACGCGGACAGCCGCGGCCTTAGGCGCGCGTACCTTCGCCAGCGCCGCTGATTGTATATGGTCAAATAAAAATGGACAGTTTGGCCATCGTTTTTCCCCAGTTTGGTGTCCGGTTTTATTATACTCGAAAATACCCCGGTGCGAATTCTCCGCATCCACGGTGAGCAGGCACCGATTCACATTGGGGCCGAGACGACGGCGCCCACGGCTGCATGCCCGCGGTGTGGCCAGCCGAGCGCCTGGGTTAAAAGCCATTATTGGCGCGCCCCGCGCGATGTTCCGTGGAGGGTCTGGGCGGTGCAGTGGCACCTCCGGGTCCGGCGCTTTGTCTGTCCGAACCCCGCCTGTTCACCAGCGATTTTCTGTGAACGCCTACCCGGTGTCGCCCCATATCCACGGTGAACCCGGAAAGCCCAACAGGCCATGGTCTGCTGGACCTTGGTGACCTCGGCGAGCGACGCCGCTCGGCAGCTGCAGACGACGGGTTTCCCGGTCAGTCGCCAAACCCTCAACCGATGGATTCTCGCGATGCCCCGGCCCGA contains:
- a CDS encoding transposase IS3/IS911 family protein (PFAM: Transposase; Integrase core domain~InterPro IPR002514~KEGG: swo:Swol_0995 transposase IS3/IS911~PFAM: Transposase IS3/IS911~SPTR: Transposase IS3/IS911 family protein;~manually curated), translating into MTKQKRYSATFKSQVVLEMLKEEKTVSQIAAEYGIHPSQLHRWKRQALENFPQLFTESQVLQQQAQAHQQQLTELYAEIGKLTTQVEWLKKKNLASTLTRDERITLLDRGVDTLPLTTQAALLSLNRSSLYYRPVGPDAEEIALKHRIDEIYTDRPFYGSRRITAQLNREGYTVNRKRVQRYMREMGIWGLAPGPQTSTRHPQHPVYPYLLNGVTPAYPNHVWGIDVTYIRLVHGWLYLVAIIDWYSRFVVAWELSETLELPFVLTAAERALSIATPTIWNHDQGSHFTSPQYTALLLAKEVQISMDSKGRALDNVLTERLWRSVKYEEVYLHDYRSPREARSGLSRYFTFYNYHRLHQSLGYTPPAAWYTPLPSLAGSGVSRD
- a CDS encoding integrase catalytic region (PFAM: Integrase core domain~COGs: COG4584 Transposase and inactivated derivatives~KEGG: toc:Toce_0298 integrase catalytic region~SPTR: Putative uncharacterized protein); the protein is MSRIQKIKRLQAQGWSVSAIATELQIDRKTVRKYLQQTDFSASAPTAADRPSKLDPYKSTIDAWLAEDAHQWYKQRHTAQRVYDRLREEVPGFAVSYPTVRRYVRQRRRTAPTTGTLELVWQPGEAAQVDFGQADVLEHDERMRLHFLCVSFPYSNAGYLQLFRGETAECVVQGLVDILHYIGGAPRRLVFDNASGVGRRVGETVRVTELFQRFSAHYGFEITFCNPAAGHEKGNGENQVGFIRRNLLVPVPQVTDLVGSDRDLLRRSEAHWQRRHYKKQRPVADLFAEERAVFRALPPQAFAPYRYTRVRTDRPRRFPPRDPPAGSPPAYPAYSVPTRFATPPQRRSRKRARPSGHTAPRHRTIAPTRDFFLG
- a CDS encoding deoxyguanosinetriphosphate triphosphohydrolase (PFAM: HD domain~TIGRFAM: deoxyguanosinetriphosphate triphosphohydrolase, putative~COGs: COG0232 dGTP triphosphohydrolase~InterPro IPR006261:IPR006674:IPR003607~KEGG: ipo:Ilyop_1426 deoxyguanosinetriphosphate triphosphohydrolase~PFAM: Metal-dependent phosphohydrolase, HD region, subdomain~PRIAM: dGTPase~SMART: Metal-dependent phosphohydrolase, HD region~SPTR: Deoxyguanosinetriphosphate triphosphohydrolase;~TIGRFAM: Deoxyguanosinetriphosphate triphosphohydrolase) translates to MNSYTFSNENIWSKYLSTKRRRQSLSSSTVDARNDFEKDYGRMIFSSVVRRLQGKSQVFPLDPNDFVRTRLTHSVEVSALGRSVGASLENILGDFSKGLVGPLLATAGLVHDLGNPPFGHHGEIAIQEFFRDYFAKNPNVYMQLSDGQKKDFLFFDGNPQTFRLLTRLQWLWDTNGFNLTAATLAATVKYPVNSCDGNQRNENNSHGVEKKKFGFFQSEQQTFEEIWDSCGLQYGQRHPLAFVLEALDDIAYISADIEDGLKKRLITLDDIRDAVGSEFVDRASKIDSFPIPWTGDDVSDILVQRVRIACQGKMIEGVVHVIENRLSDWAEGRFNEQLLDLSDIEWVNRLRKLAKDRLYNAPEVLQLEIAGSRIIEGLLDVFVKAIMSPHEPHTTFGKIYALIPPRLRYIAEQDDSLVSKLQLAVDYITGMTDDYAVHLYQKLSGVSL
- a CDS encoding hypothetical protein (KEGG: bpf:BpOF4_17195 hypothetical protein~SPTR: Putative uncharacterized protein), whose amino-acid sequence is MKTNYHVLREWFWTHVPEVLLNPPDGLDSMYLVGGAVRDSVMHSVPRDGDVVITRSSLPEAWRPFGHSNTFGGLKIPGPTMTWDVWPLADTWAMRVGTVPPQPERFPETCVFNVDAGIVHVLTGQAWDEPMIQGLRDRRLDIVLTEDLLQRNPTPYLNVAKAFWLQQRYGLRFSPRVDDYIAWVLSHAAEAPTRIWHEAVRHGYLEGIRGAMFRRYGAFQETAVSPF
- a CDS encoding hypothetical protein (KEGG: gka:GK2912 hypothetical protein); this encodes MRSFLAILWHFWPSFKAYEQSWDVAWPTITCPNGHGPLAKNGTYCRDYVDAQGAHSLRVQRYRCRPCQQTWTLFPTFATPFSAYAQGVVWAVAIWHREHGWSWRRRIQAWCTAHHVPVHIRTLQRWARQWSRRMTACLQQLMVWIADNGYREQVDVWGRVDTDTAFQAWRQLWRGLQQRMAAWRRGSLWVGPTLLGLGCHTECRMARGPTAGVGSGD
- a CDS encoding Integrase catalytic region (PFAM: Mu transposase, C-terminal; Integrase core domain~InterPro IPR001584:IPR015378~KEGG: sth:STH2720 transposase~PFAM: Integrase, catalytic core; Transposase-like, Mu, C-terminal~SPTR: Transposase) — protein: MLSSRTTPELIAAFRYHVIAPLVSRPLSYGEQRALIQTLCQQIWQAPDGEPVTLSPRTIYRWLAAYRAGGWAALAPAPRADVGTMRHLDPEILALAIQLRDENPTRSVQQIIRVMELAHRIEPGSVKYSTLTYHFRRRGVLAKQAPDPEHVLRRRQAPYANAEWQGDTQYTVRLPDPARPGRTKQAYLFAFIDDYSRFIVGAQFFFEENRPRLEEVLKWAIVRHGVPEILHCDNGAVYSSHYLQRVCGELAIDLRHGRPRHPSGKGKIERWFRRVDQQFTGEVETLIADGRVQTLEQLNALLEAWLAVGYHDAPHKSLAGATPRQVWTASRQDHPPRTQPVETLRRIFLWQDTRRVDKTGVIQLAGNRYEVDARLARKTITVRYDPYDLTVIHCEYQGQVYPDATPLVLHHHRHREVPNPESPPAAPATGLNYLTLAQEQQATRAQAQQARIRYATQSLNSAHPKEDPPLHA
- a CDS encoding AAA ATPase (COGs: COG3267 Type II secretory pathway component ExeA (predicted ATPase)~Contains Selenocysteine~KEGG: tjr:TherJR_2645 AAA ATPase~SPTR: AAA ATPase;~manually curated), with protein sequence MLRGYFGFTREPFSKELDPTEYFPHNGFQELHARLTIMVETRAUGLVTGDIGSGKSSAVRRLAAGLDPHRHPVVYCAESQLTPFDFYSLVLEAFGMTPRFQRSQARRQFLTLMTDLFDQQHKVPVLIIDEAQNLPATMLQELRFITNTQMDAVTPFACILVGQPDLRAQLRLRYFEPIQQRIALRYHLGGLSESETQAYVAHHCKLAGATHPLMAPSALSLLYTTTHGIPRLINLFAVQALWAAAAAHADIVDEAHMQQAIADWRDGS